The stretch of DNA TTTGCAAAATCTGAAAGAATTGTGCGAAAACATGCCCCCTTTTCAGGCTGAAGAAGTCACAACGCCATTGCAATGGGTGCTTACCTTGAGAGACTCATGCAGCGTGGAAGATATACCGATCACCCTTGGCAGCCTGTATGAAAAAATCGTCACATTCGCTATGGTCAGTGAGCTGCCGCTGAAGGGTTATCCTATTGCCATATGGCATCAATTTGATCCGCAAGCTGACTTTGTGGATGTGGAAGCCGGAATTCCACTAGAGGACTCCATTTCCGCCCCAGCCGGATTTCATGTTGTAAAAATCGGTGGTAAAGCCGTTAAAACCATTCACCGTGGTGACTATGAATCTATGTCAACTACTTACAATGCCTTTTCCAACTGGATGAAAGATAAAGGCATCAGCTCCTCAGGGCCACCATGGGAAGTATATGTAACTGATCCGGGAGAAGAAAAAGATACTACCAAGTGGATTACCGAAATCTACTTTCCCATATAGTTATTCCCCTGTTTGAATCCATACCTTGTTCATTCAACAAAAAAGGAATGCCCTTATAAAAATGCTGATCTAGCCCCTTGTGTAAGGTGTCTGAACTGCCTCTCCCATCAGGGCAGATCTGAAACGAAACTTATCCGGGAAGCACGCATCTGCTTCATGCACAACTAAACAACCATACTGCAATGTGCTTGATTAAAAGCGCGGCATAAAGTATTCTCGGGAGCCGGTTTTGCCTCCTGATCGGGTAAGATTAAACTACCTTGTTGGCACAACTAGAGCTGGCAAAGGCGTGTGGCTTGGCTTTAAACGCAAAACCCATACTCAGTATGTACCCCATGGCCTCACTGAGAGCCGTATTGGATTTAAAATGCGGATTGGTATTTATATCCGCATGTACTTCCAGATCCACATCATACTCATCCAGCAAATCGCATAGCTCATAAGCTATGTTTATGGAGAGGGAAACTTCATGCAGCAATCTTTCTTTCAAACTCATCGGTTGACGGGTTTTTTCATTATGGATAAACATAAAACCGCCTTTCTTCTCTCTAAGCAGTACAATTACTGTGGCAAACTCCGCAAGTTCGCCCCTTACCTGTGAGTCGGTACCGATGCATACCATCAGTTTATTGCCTAAAGCGCGTTCCCGCAGTATCGCTTCTTTCACCTCCTCCCGGATGGGACGCAAAATCTGTTCACCATTAAACTTGCGCCAGTTGCGCATTTGATGGAGTTTTTGACTTGCCATATATTGCCTTTTGGCTAAAATTAACAAACAACTCCGCATCAAGAAATCCTATTTCCCCACTTAGTCCCTATAAAATACCTATACCATGCACGGATGTTTTTTCAAACAAAAAGTTATTAACTTTGCCATCCCTCCACGGGTTGCATCTGATAACTTATTGAGATTAACTAAATAAAAACATGAAAAAGGGAATACATCCGGAAAATTACAGACTGGTGGTTTTTAAAGACTTCTCCTGTGATTACGCCTTTCTTACCCGTTCAACTGCTGCCACCAAGGAAACCATTGTATGGGAAGACGGCAAAGAATATCCGCTCGTAAAGCTAGAGATCTCTCATCAGTCACATCCCTTTTTCACCGGTAAAATGAAATTTGTGGATACAGCCGGACGCATAGAAAAATTCCAGAAAAAGTATCAAAAGAAAAAGGGATAAGCCTTATCCAAGGCGGGTGGTTTAGCGCATTTCATGCCCCAATACCTCTGGGCGGGTGAGCTGCCAATAAAAAAGGTTGGTGTTAGCTGGGTAGCAAAATAAATCCTGTTTTTTTATCTCTCTTTTATATTTTTATCTTCTTCGGTACCCAACCATTAACAAGTGAGGAATAAACTTTCCTTCCCATTCCTGACGGAGCACATTATCCTGTACACAGCCATCAGCATTTTTTGCTCTTTGTATGGAGTTGCCCAACCTGTCATCGGTCTTCAGGAGATTGCCAGCGGCTTCAACCGGCCCGTGGATATCGCACATTGCGGAGATGACCGTCTCTTTATCGTAGAGCAGGCCGGCATAATCAAAATACTCAACCCTGACGGCACAATAAATCCGCGTCCTTTTCTGGATATACGTAATAAAGTGGAGTCCGGAGGTTTTGAACAGGGTCTGCTGGGACTGGCTTTTCATCCCGATTACAAGAATAATGGGTATTTTTTTGTGAATTATACAGACAAAGGCCCCGGCTTCGGCAACACCGTTGTATCGCGGTTTCAGGTCAGCCCAAGCGATCCGGACAGCGCCCTTGCTTCCAGTGAAACAATCCTTTTCACTATTGCTCAACCCTATGCCAATCATAACGGGGGCGACCTGAATTTCGGCCCTGACGGATATTTGTATATTGGTTTAGGAGATGGCGGTAGCGCAAATGATCCGGGTAACAGGGCCCAAAATCCCATGGATCTGCTGGGTAAAATATTACGCATTGATGTGAATTCCATCGCCGGTTATCGTATCCCACCGGATAATCCTTTTGTAAATGACACTACAACCCGCGATGAAATCTGGGCGTTGGGGTTGCGTAACCCGTGGCGTTTCAGTTTTGATCGTCTTACAGGTGACATGTGGATAGGTGATGTAGGCCAAAATGCCCGGGAAGAGGTCAACTTTCAACCAGCATCAAGCATGGGCGGGGAAAATTACGGCTGGCGCTGCTACGAAGGGACACGCCCCAACAACACCACCGGCTGTGCTTCTGCTGCCAGCTATGTAGCCCCCGTTTATGAGTATGTTAACCCTACTTTCGGCTGCTCTGTTATCGGGGGTTATGTGTATCGCGGATGCAGGTACCCTAATTTGTTCGGACATTATATTTTCTCCGATTATTGCAGCGGCCGCTTCTGGTCTACTGTGTATAGTGGCGGCAACTGGGTAACCTATGATCAGGGTACTTTTGCCAACAGCTTCACCACGTTTGGCGAAGACCGACACGGTGAGCTCTACGTGGCCGGTAGCAGTGGTGGAAGAATATATCGCATTACGGAATCACTACCGGTAAATCTGCCCGTTGTGCAGGTTTCAGGTAGCACGACATTCTGTGCCGGTGACTCCGCAACACTTTCTGCCCAAAGTGGGTTTGCTGTGTACACTTGGCTCAAAGACGGCTTGCCGGTAGATACGGGACTAAGTTACAGCGTAACCACTGCTGGAGAGTATGCTCTTCAAATAACCGGTACTAATGGCTGTAAATACACTACTCCTTCTGTGAGTATTTCCGTGCACCCTTCTCCGGAGCCGGTCATTACCCTGTCTGATACAGACTTCTGCACCGGAGACTCCGTGACACTGGATGCCGGAAACTGGGTGGCCTACCTCTGGTCTGATGGAGACACCCTTTCGCCCCGTTCAGCTACAGCCGGTGGTACCTACTCCATAACGGTAACGGACACTCGCGGGTGCACAGGCACTGCTGCCGCAACCATTGATGAGCACCCCTTACCACAACCCTTCTTATCCATAACTCAGGACACCACTATCTGTGCTGGCAGCTCTCTATTGCTTTTTACTATTGATGATTTTACAGCTTACAGTTGGTCTTCCGGTGATACCCTGCCTGCCATTATAGTGAGAGATTCGGGCACCTATAGCGTAACGGTAACGGATAGCTATGGATGCGTAGGTGTGTCTGATAAAGTAGAAATCAGTGTGGCTCCCGCACCCCCTGTTGCTGTTATCGTGTTTGAGAATAATCAGCTTATGGTTAATGACAGCGGATTTACCTACCAATGGTATGTCAATGGCGACCTTATTCCGGGAGCTACAGGTTCGGGGTTAGTGCCTCCGGTAAGCGGTGAATATACTATCGTATTAACCAACGCAGCAGGCTGTAGCACCTTGTCTGAACCACTTCAGGTGATAATAAACGGCCTCAGCTCTTTATGGATTGACCAAATACAACTAGCCCCCAATCCTTTTGAATCGGAGTTATGGGTTACCACTACCTCTATTCCTGCTGAGAACCTGACCATTGGCCTCTATACATTGACAGGGCAACCGCTGCCCTTTAAAATAAGCGAAATATCAAATCAACAGGTGCTATTGTATATCCCTGAACAGTTAATGGCAGGCACGTATATACTTCTTCTGCAGTACGGATGTACACAAAAACTCTTCAAAGTTCTAAAAATGTAGATAACAAAAATCATTGTCCGCGCTTTCCTGTAATCCCTAACTTTATACAAAACACACAGTGCAATGAAACTGTATTTAACCCCTCCGATGACCTTGCAACAGGTAAATGAAGCCTTTCAGAAAGAATTCCGGTTTTTAAAACTTGCTTTTTTTAAAAAAACCCACATGCCGGGCGAGCCATCCTCCAAAGAGGATATGCTTGATAACAGTCTTACACTGGAACAGGCAGGGCTGCAAAAATCCTGCGAAATAAACCTGGAGGAAAATATGCAGGTGAGCCGGGTGGAAGAGGCTTTCAAAAAGTGCAATCTATATGCACAGGTTTTCAGAAAATCAGGCAATATCTGGCTTGAAACTACTAAAACTGACCACTATACCCTTAAAGAGCAAATGGAAGAAGCCAAAGAAAGCGAAACTCAGTACACCTACAACCCGCATAATTTTGCAGACGACCGGGAGTAATCGGGCGATTGTCAAATATTTCACTTTAGCTGCAAAAGCCTGCGGACCTATCAAGGGGCAGAAATTTTATGTACAGGCAAATACGGATTGCCTGCATGGTTCTCTGCGTTACAGGCATGCAGGCATGTTTCAGTGTTAAAAGCACTGATTCGTTTGTTTACATCCCCTATCCACCGGAAACATATTGCCGCCCGCTTGAGGAAAGTAAGGATTTCTACCTTATTGATGTCCGCACACCAGCCGAATACCGCAAGGCCCGCATTGAGGGAGCGTTGAATTACAATTTTCTGAGTTTCCGTTTGCCCGGCAGATAGATTCATTGTACAGAAGCAAAACAGTTTTTGTTTACTGTCATAGCCGACATCGCTCTCCTTTAGCAGCCCGAAAAATGAAAAAGAAGCATTTTGTATGTGTTTATGATTTGCAGGGCGGTTTTTCTGCACTCCCAAAGACCGTCAGAGCCGGTTGTCCTCATTAAATCAGGGGTATCTTGTTTAATTTCTCAAATTATAATATTTTGTGTCAATAATCCTACCCCAAACTTACAATACTTTGTCTTCATGAAGGTTTTATTCCGGGCATTCCTGATATCTTCTGTGATATTCCCTG from Chitinophagales bacterium encodes:
- the rpmE2-2 gene encoding 50S ribosomal protein L31 type B 2, with product MKKGIHPENYRLVVFKDFSCDYAFLTRSTAATKETIVWEDGKEYPLVKLEISHQSHPFFTGKMKFVDTAGRIEKFQKKYQKKKG